A stretch of Zootoca vivipara chromosome 13, rZooViv1.1, whole genome shotgun sequence DNA encodes these proteins:
- the LOC118094422 gene encoding histone H1-like, with product MSETVPEAPVAAAPAAKAPAKKAKKPAGAAKPRKASGPSVTELLTKAVAASKERNGVSLAALKKALAAAGYDVDKNNSRIKLGLKSLVSKGTLVQTKGTGASGSFKLNKKQLHETTKDKAATGAKKKKPAAAAVRSKKVAPKKPASGSAKKPKKPAAKKSPKKAAGAKKPAAGAKKAAAKSPKKAKAAKPKKAAAKSPAKAKAVKAKAKAKPKTPKARVAKPKKAAPKKK from the coding sequence ATGTCGGAGACTGTTCCCGAAGCACCGGTGGCCGCGGCGCCCGCCGCCAAGGCGCCTGCCAAGAAAGCCAAGAAGCCCGCGGGAGCCGCCAAGCCGCGCAAGGCGTCTGGCCCCAGCGTGACGGAGCTGCTGACCAAGGCGGTGGCCGCGTCCAAGGAGCGCAACGGGGTGTCCCTGGCGGCGCTCAAGAAGGCGCTGGCGGCCGCCGGCTACGACGTGGACAAGAACAACAGCCGCATCAAGCTGGGCCTCAAGAGCCTCGTGAGCAAAGGCACCTTGGTGCAGACCAAAGGCACGGGCGCCTCGGGCTCCTTCAAGCTCAACAAGAAACAGCTGCACGAGACCACCAAGGACAAGGCTGCGACCGGggccaagaagaagaagccgGCAGCGGCCGCCGTCCGCAGCAAGAAGGTGGCGCCCAAGAAGCCCGCTTCCGGCTCGGCCAAGAAGCCCAAGAAGCCGGCCGCCAAGAAGAGCCCCAAGAAGGCGGCGGGCGCCAAGAAGCCGGCAGCGGGCGCCAAGAAAGCGGCGGCCAAGAGCCCCAAGAAGGCCAAGGCCGCCAAGCCCAAGAAGGCGGCGGCCAAGAGCCCCGCCAAGGCAAAGGCCGTCAAGGCCAAGGCCAAAGCGAAGCCAAAGACGCCCAAGGCCAGAGTGGCCAAGCCCAAGAAGGCTGCGCCCAAGAAGAAGTGA